The genome window GCGAGCGCGTCGAGTGGGTCTGCATCGGGTACGGCAGCCTGCCGCACACGTTCCACCTGCACGCCCACCGCTGGGCCGACACCCGCACCGGGATGCTCAGCGGCGCCGCTGACAACGCTGCCATCGTCGACAACAAGAACCTCGACCCCGGCAGTTCCTTCGGCTTCCAGGTGATCGCCGGCGAAGGCGTCGGGCCGGGGGCGTGGATGTACCACTGCCACGTCCAGACCCATTCGGACGGCGGGATGGTGGGCCTGTTCCTGGTCCGCAACGCCGACGGCAGCCTGCCGGACGGGGCCCAGGAAGCGATCGACCGGTTCAAGCTGCATGACCACTCAGGGCACGACATGAGCCCGGACGGGCGGACGCACGCATGAGGACGGGAGCTATGAGAAAACGGTGGTTCGGAAGGCGCGGGGCGCTCGTGCTCGCCATCGGCTCGGTCCTCGCGGCCGGTGCCCCGCTGATCACGACGCCGGTGGCGCAGGCCGCGCCCGCCGTGGTGAACGTGCCCGTCAACGTGCTGGTCTTCCACGGCGCGGCGGCGGACCAGAAGGACCCGGTGCTGCGCGCGGCGGACGCCATCGCGCGGCTGGGCACCGACAACGGCATCACGGTGACGGCGTCCTCGGACCCGGCCGTGTTCACCAACGCCAACCTCGCGAAGTACCGCGGGGTCGTCTACCTGTCCGCGCAGGGCGTCACGCTCAGCCGTGACCAGGAAGGCGCGCTGCAGGCGTACATGAAGGCCGGCGGCGGGTTCCTCGGCATCTCCGACGCCGCCCGCGCGCAGGACTCGTCCCAGTGGTTCACCGGCCTGATCGGGGCGCGCCCGGTCGGGGCCCGGCCGACACCCGAAGCGGTGGCGACGGTGACCGCGAGCGCGGAGAACCCGCCGAACGAAACCAAGGAGAAACTGGCCGACAACAACGAAAACACGAAGTGGCTGACGTTCGCGAACACCGGCTGGGCGGCCTACAAGATGGCCACCCCGGTCGCGGTCAGCAGCTACTCGCTGGTGTCGGCCAACGACTTCCCCGGCCGCGACCCGAAGAACTGGACCCTGCAGGGTTCGGCCGACGGGAGCACCTGGGTCGACCTGGACACGCGCACGAACGAGGTGTTCCAGGAAAGGTTCCAGACCCGGACCTTCACCTTCGCCAACACCACGGTCTACCCGAACTACCGGCTGAACATCACCGCGAACGCGGGTGAGCCGCTCATCCAGCTCGCCGACCTCAAGCTGTTCAAGGACACCTCGACGACTCCGCCGCCGCCCGAACCGGCGCCGCAGCAGGCCGTCGTCGACGTCCTCGACGCGCAGCACCCGGCCACCGCCGGGCTGCCGCAGAACTGGACGCGCACCGACCGGTGGCTCAACTGGGAGACCAACCCGGTCGGCACCGTCCACACGGTCGCGCAGGTCGAGGAGAAGGGCTACACCCCGGGGGTCGGCGCGAACGGCGCGTTCCACCCGATCTCCTGGTGCCGCGACTACGACGGCGGCCGGTCCTTCTACACCGGCATGGGCCGCACCGAAGGGTCCTACGGCGAAGACCAGTTCCGGAAGCACCTGCTCGGCGCGCTGCGCTGGACGACCGGGATGGTCCGCGGCGACTGCCAGGCCGGGATCGCCGCGAACTACAAGATCGAGCGGCTGACCGGCAAGAACGCGACCGGGCAGCTCGACCAGATCGGCGAGCCGCACGGGCTCACCATCGCCCCCGACGGCAAGGTGTTCTACATCGGCAAGGCGGCCTGCCCGACCGGCCCGGTCGTCAGCTGGGACGACCCGAACGTCGGGCTCGGCTGCGGCACGATCCACCAGTGGGACCCGGTCACCAAGAAGCCCAAGCTGCTCACGACGTTGCGCGTGATGGGCAACCGGGGCAGCGGCGACGAGCTCGTCAAGAACGAAGAAGGCCTGCTCGGGCTGACGCTGGACCCGAAGTTCGCCGAGAACGGGTACATGTACGCCTACTGGATGCCGCACGAGTCGATCGACCGCGACAAGCGGATCGGCAAGCGCACGGTCTCGCGGTTCACCTACAACCTCACCGCGCAGACGCTCGACCAGGCCACGCGCAAGGACCTGCTGTCGTGGGACGTCCAGATCCACAGCTGCTGCCACGCCGGTGGCGGGATGGCGTTCGACAAGGACGGCAACCTCTACATCGGGTCCGGGGACAACAACTCCTCGGGCGGCTCGAACGGCTACTCGGGCAACAACTGGACACTCGACTACAAGGGCCTTTCGTTCCAGGACGCGCGCCGCACGGCCGGCAACACCAACGACCTCGGCGGCAAGATCCTGCGCATCCACCCGGAGGCCAACGGGACCTACACCATCCCGGCGGGCAACCTGTTCCCGAACGGGCCGGCGGACAAGACGCGCCCGGAGATCTACGTGATGGGCGTCCGCAACATCTCGCGGCTGCAGATCGACCCGGTGCACAACTGGATGACCGCGGGCTGGGTCGGCCCCGACGCGTCTTCGCCGAGCCCGGAGCTCGGGCCGGCGAAGTACGAGACGGCGACGATCATCACCGAGGCGGGCAACCACGGCTGGCCGTACTGCATGGGCAACCGGCAGCCCTACCGCGACCGCAGCAGCACCAACGCCGCGGAGCTGACCGGCTGGTACGACTGCGACAACCCGGTGAACACCTCGCCGCGCAACACCGGCCTGGTGAACCTGCCGCCGATCAAGGACAACATGATCTGGTACTCGCCCGACGGCGGTGGCCCGGTCTTCCCGAAGCGGCCGGGCTCGTCGATCCCGACGTACAACGCGGCGGACGCCACTTACACCCAGCCGTACCTGCGTGGTGGTGGTCAGGCCGTGATGTCCGGGCCGACTTACCACCGCTCGCTGGTCAACACGAACAGCGGCGTCGCGTGGCCGTCGTACTGGGAGAACAAGTGGTTCATCGGCGACGAGTCCAACTCCCAGAACCGGGTCGCGGTGACCGTCGACCCGGCGGGCGTGCCGACGCACCAGCCGCCGGTGTTCGCCGAGACGTTCCGGCAGATCATCCCGGGCGGCTCGGGTGACACCAAGGTGCAGAGCTGGATGGACGCCAAGTTCGGGCCGGACGGCGCGCTGTACGTCCTGGACTACGGCAACGGCTTCTTCTCCCTGGACGCCAACCAGAAGCTGCTGAAGATCAGCTACACCGGCGGGGCGGCGACCCCGGCGCCGGCGGCGACGTCGACGATGGTGCAGAACAAGGCGCTGACGGCGGCGTTCACCGGCTCGAAGTCCGGCGGCGTGTCCTACCGCTGGGAGTTCGGCGACGGCTCGGTGTCCACCCAGGCCGACCCGCGCCACACCTACCCGCGCACGGGGATCTTCACCGCGAAGCTCACCGTGACCTACGCGAACGGCGAGGCGGTGACCACCCGGACGGCGATCAACGTCGGCTGCGCGGTGGCCGATCCGAGCCCGGTGGTGACCTTGGGCGACAGCATCACGAAGGTGGTGAACCGCAACGCCGGCGGTGGCTGTACGGTCGACGACTTCCTCGACGACGAAGGCGTGTGGACGACGCACGCGGCGTTCGTCAACCACGTCGAGCAGGCCACCGAGACGCTGTCGGACCTCGGGGTGCTCAACGACGCCGAAGTGGCGGAGCTGAACGCGGCGGCCGAAGCGTCGCCGATCGGGAAGCCGGGCACGACGGGGTACGAGGCGCTGTTCGACGGCACGGCCGCGTCGCTGCGGGCGTGGGAACAGGCCCCTTCGGGCCAGTTCACGCTGCAACCCGACGGGTCGATCCGCTCGGCGGGTGGGCTGGGCATGCTCTGGTACGCCCAGCGGCAGTTCGGCGACTTCTCGGTGAAGGTCCAGTTCAAGGACATCGCACCGGACGGGTTCCGGGCCAACAGCGGCGTGTTCGTCCGGTTCCCGGACCCGCGGACGCCGCTGGAGCAGCGGCCGCCGGGCAGCTGCGGCACGGTCGGCTCGGCGCGGACGTCGCAGGCGTGGGTGGCCATCTACTGCGGTCACGAGATCCAGATCTACGACGGTGACACCGGTGAGCCGCAGAAGACCGGGTCGGTCTACAACTTCGACCCGCGCACGCTGGACCAGGCGGGCGCGCGGCCGAAGGGGACCTGGAACGAGTACGAGATCAAGGTCGTCGGGCAGCACTACACGATGATCCGCAACGGCGTGGTGATCAACGAGTTCGACAACACGCCGGGCCAGCAGTCGTCCCGCGCGGGTGACCCGCCGACCGACCTGCGGCAGTTCGTCAGCGGGTTCATCGGGCTGCAGAACCACAGCGACAACGACCTGACCGAGTTCCGCAACATCCGGGTGCGGCAGCTGTAGTTCCGCTGTGGCTGGTCGTGAGTGGTAAGTCGGGTTCTAACCCGACTTACCACTCACGACCCTCCTGCGGCCCCCTCTTCAGGAAGGTCTTCCGGCGATGTCCCCACGACTGATCACAGTGCTGCTGGCCGGGTTGCTGGCCGTGCTCGGGCTGGCCACCCCCGCGGTGGCGGCGCCGATCCAGACCCTGACCTGGACGGGCAACAACAGCACCACCGAATACGCGTCCGCGCCCACCGGCGCGCTGCCCGGCGAGACCACCATCGTCTTCGAGAACAGCGAAGCCACCGGCAACACGACCGGGATGTCGCACACCCTCACGTTCGACACCTCGACGCCGGGCTACAACCACGACGTCTCGCTCAACATCCTGGCCAACCCGTTCGATCCGCAGAACGGGCGGCACGAAGCGACCGTGACGCTGACGCCGGGCAAGTACCGGTACTTCTGCACGATCCCCGGCCACACGGCGATGGTGGGGGAGTTCGTCGTCTCCGACGGCACCGGCGACACGACGCCGCCGGTGGTGACCGCCGCGGTGGCGGGGGACAAGGACCCCTCGGGCAACTACATCGAGTCGGCCACGGTCACGCTGTCGGCGACGGACGCGGGATCGGGCGTGGCGTCGGTCGAGTACCAGCTCGACGGCGGCACCTGGACGACGTACGCGGCGCCGGTCGTGGTGTCCGCGGTCGGCATGCACATGTTCCACTTCCGGGCGACCGATGTCGCCGGGAACGTGTCCGAGGAGGGGATGGAACACTTCACGATCGTCGAGGGCCAGGGCGACACGACCCCGCCGACGGTGACGGCGTCCCTCTCGGGGGACAAGGATTCCGCGGGCAACTACCTCGACGTCGCCACGGTTTCGCTGACGGCGACCGACGCCGACTCCGCGGTGGCTTCGGTGGAGTACCAGCTGGACGGCGGCGCGTGGACGCGCTATTCGGCGCCGGTCGCGGTGACCGGGGCGGGTGCGCACATGTTCCATTTCCGGGCCACCGACGCGGCGGGCAACACTTCGCCGGAGGGCATGTCGAGCTTCACGGTGGTCAAGCGGGACACGACCGCGCCGGTCGTCACGGCTTCGGTCGCCGGGACGCAGGACGCGGACGGCAACTACGTCGGGAAGGCGACCGTGACGGTGACGGCTTCGGACGCGGGTTCCGGGGTCGCGGCGGTGGAGTACAAAGTGGACAGCGGGGCGTGGACCGCGTATTCGGCACCGGTTCCGGTGACGGCGGTGGGCGCGCACACGGTCGGCTACCGCGCCCGGGACGTCGCCGGGAACGCGTCCGCCGAGGGATCGGTGTCGTTCGCGGTGATCGCGGGCGGGGACACCACCGCGCCCTCGGTTTCGCTGCAGGTCACCGGCAAGCAGGACGGCGGCTGGAACTACGTGGGCTCG of Amycolatopsis solani contains these proteins:
- a CDS encoding ThuA domain-containing protein, producing MRKRWFGRRGALVLAIGSVLAAGAPLITTPVAQAAPAVVNVPVNVLVFHGAAADQKDPVLRAADAIARLGTDNGITVTASSDPAVFTNANLAKYRGVVYLSAQGVTLSRDQEGALQAYMKAGGGFLGISDAARAQDSSQWFTGLIGARPVGARPTPEAVATVTASAENPPNETKEKLADNNENTKWLTFANTGWAAYKMATPVAVSSYSLVSANDFPGRDPKNWTLQGSADGSTWVDLDTRTNEVFQERFQTRTFTFANTTVYPNYRLNITANAGEPLIQLADLKLFKDTSTTPPPPEPAPQQAVVDVLDAQHPATAGLPQNWTRTDRWLNWETNPVGTVHTVAQVEEKGYTPGVGANGAFHPISWCRDYDGGRSFYTGMGRTEGSYGEDQFRKHLLGALRWTTGMVRGDCQAGIAANYKIERLTGKNATGQLDQIGEPHGLTIAPDGKVFYIGKAACPTGPVVSWDDPNVGLGCGTIHQWDPVTKKPKLLTTLRVMGNRGSGDELVKNEEGLLGLTLDPKFAENGYMYAYWMPHESIDRDKRIGKRTVSRFTYNLTAQTLDQATRKDLLSWDVQIHSCCHAGGGMAFDKDGNLYIGSGDNNSSGGSNGYSGNNWTLDYKGLSFQDARRTAGNTNDLGGKILRIHPEANGTYTIPAGNLFPNGPADKTRPEIYVMGVRNISRLQIDPVHNWMTAGWVGPDASSPSPELGPAKYETATIITEAGNHGWPYCMGNRQPYRDRSSTNAAELTGWYDCDNPVNTSPRNTGLVNLPPIKDNMIWYSPDGGGPVFPKRPGSSIPTYNAADATYTQPYLRGGGQAVMSGPTYHRSLVNTNSGVAWPSYWENKWFIGDESNSQNRVAVTVDPAGVPTHQPPVFAETFRQIIPGGSGDTKVQSWMDAKFGPDGALYVLDYGNGFFSLDANQKLLKISYTGGAATPAPAATSTMVQNKALTAAFTGSKSGGVSYRWEFGDGSVSTQADPRHTYPRTGIFTAKLTVTYANGEAVTTRTAINVGCAVADPSPVVTLGDSITKVVNRNAGGGCTVDDFLDDEGVWTTHAAFVNHVEQATETLSDLGVLNDAEVAELNAAAEASPIGKPGTTGYEALFDGTAASLRAWEQAPSGQFTLQPDGSIRSAGGLGMLWYAQRQFGDFSVKVQFKDIAPDGFRANSGVFVRFPDPRTPLEQRPPGSCGTVGSARTSQAWVAIYCGHEIQIYDGDTGEPQKTGSVYNFDPRTLDQAGARPKGTWNEYEIKVVGQHYTMIRNGVVINEFDNTPGQQSSRAGDPPTDLRQFVSGFIGLQNHSDNDLTEFRNIRVRQL
- a CDS encoding OmpL47-type beta-barrel domain-containing protein — encoded protein: MSPRLITVLLAGLLAVLGLATPAVAAPIQTLTWTGNNSTTEYASAPTGALPGETTIVFENSEATGNTTGMSHTLTFDTSTPGYNHDVSLNILANPFDPQNGRHEATVTLTPGKYRYFCTIPGHTAMVGEFVVSDGTGDTTPPVVTAAVAGDKDPSGNYIESATVTLSATDAGSGVASVEYQLDGGTWTTYAAPVVVSAVGMHMFHFRATDVAGNVSEEGMEHFTIVEGQGDTTPPTVTASLSGDKDSAGNYLDVATVSLTATDADSAVASVEYQLDGGAWTRYSAPVAVTGAGAHMFHFRATDAAGNTSPEGMSSFTVVKRDTTAPVVTASVAGTQDADGNYVGKATVTVTASDAGSGVAAVEYKVDSGAWTAYSAPVPVTAVGAHTVGYRARDVAGNASAEGSVSFAVIAGGDTTAPSVSLQVTGKQDGGWNYVGSATVSVSAADAESGVASVEYKLDSGAWTRYSAPVAVPALGAHTVRARATDVAGNVSAEVSGAFTVVAAPPPPDACPNSDTRDTVVIGGVDSQVENIDTGNGCTINDVIDENAEYASHDRFVKHVKAVTQELVGNGVLSSGDRNRIVTAAIESDIGGPPATSAKPQAKPDVKKHL